Proteins from a genomic interval of Streptomyces fodineus:
- the afsQ1 gene encoding two-component system response regulator AfsQ1, translated as MPSLLLIEDDDAIRTALELSLTRQGHRVATAASGEDGLKLLREQRPDLIVLDVMLPGIDGFEVCRRIRRTDQLPIILLTARSDDIDVVVGLESGADDYVVKPVQGRVLDARIRAVLRRGERESSDSATFGGLVIDRSAMTVTKNGEDLQLTPTELRLLLELSRRPGQALSRQQLLRLVWEHDYLGDSRLVDACVQRLRAKVEDVPSSPTLIRTVRGVGYRLDTPQ; from the coding sequence GTGCCTTCCCTGTTGCTGATCGAGGACGACGACGCCATCCGCACGGCCCTGGAGCTCTCCCTGACGCGCCAGGGACACCGGGTGGCGACCGCTGCCAGCGGTGAGGATGGTCTGAAGCTGCTGCGCGAGCAGCGGCCCGACCTGATCGTGCTGGATGTGATGCTGCCCGGCATCGACGGCTTCGAGGTGTGCCGTCGTATCCGGCGCACCGACCAGCTGCCGATCATCCTGCTGACCGCGCGCAGTGACGACATCGACGTCGTGGTCGGACTGGAGTCCGGCGCCGACGACTATGTCGTCAAGCCCGTCCAGGGCCGGGTGCTGGACGCCCGGATCCGGGCCGTGCTGCGCCGCGGGGAGCGTGAGTCCAGCGATTCGGCGACCTTCGGCGGTCTCGTCATCGACCGCTCGGCGATGACCGTGACGAAGAACGGCGAGGATCTGCAGCTGACCCCGACCGAGCTCAGGCTGCTGCTGGAGCTGAGCCGGCGGCCCGGTCAGGCGCTGTCCCGGCAGCAGCTGCTGCGGCTGGTGTGGGAGCACGACTATCTCGGTGACTCGCGGCTCGTGGACGCCTGTGTGCAGCGGCTGCGCGCCAAGGTGGAGGACGTGCCCTCGTCGCCGACCCTGATCCGCACCGTCCGTGGTGTCGGCTACCGCCTGGACACGCCTCAGTGA
- a CDS encoding sensor histidine kinase: MTDKQGGLRGWAAGRKGNLSRLRFTSLRLRLVVVFGLVALTAAVSASGIAYWLNREAVLTRAQDAVLRDFRQEMQNRAGALPEHPTQDQLQRAAGQMAASSQHFSVLLVAQDTAGKPVYGNSGGINGFSLEDVPKSLRAAVDKQQKVTDTNKEPYHLYWQRVVAHGTPYLVAGTRVIGGGPTGYMAKSLEPEAKDLNSLAWSLGIATGLALIGAALLAQAAATTVLKPVHRLGVAAARLGEGKLDTRLRVSGTDELADLSRTFNNAAEALEQRVAEMAARDEASRRFVADMSHELRTPLTAITAVTEVLEEELESEAGGIDPMIEPAVRLVVSETRRLNDLVENLMEVTRFDAGTARLVLDDVDVADQITACIDARAWLDAVELDVERGLHARLDPRRLDVILANLIGNALKHGGSPVRVSVRAADDSVVIQVRDHGPGIPEDVLPHVFDRFYKASASRPRSEGSGLGLSIAMENAHIHGGEITAANSPEGGAVFTLRLPRDASRLTEETDEGGKTDGDNAENPGSPGSSGKEG; the protein is encoded by the coding sequence GTGACCGACAAGCAAGGGGGGCTGCGCGGCTGGGCCGCGGGGCGCAAGGGAAATCTGTCGCGGCTCAGGTTCACCAGCCTCAGGCTGCGTCTGGTCGTCGTCTTCGGGCTGGTGGCCCTCACGGCCGCCGTCTCGGCGTCCGGCATCGCCTACTGGCTGAACCGGGAAGCGGTGCTCACCCGTGCCCAGGACGCGGTGCTGCGCGACTTCCGGCAGGAGATGCAGAACCGCGCCGGCGCGCTGCCGGAGCACCCCACACAGGACCAGCTCCAGCGCGCGGCGGGCCAGATGGCGGCGAGCAGCCAGCACTTCAGCGTGCTGCTGGTGGCCCAGGACACGGCCGGCAAGCCGGTCTACGGCAACTCGGGCGGCATCAACGGCTTCTCGCTGGAGGACGTGCCCAAGTCGCTGCGCGCGGCCGTCGACAAGCAGCAGAAGGTGACCGACACCAACAAGGAGCCGTACCACCTGTACTGGCAGCGGGTCGTGGCACACGGCACGCCGTATCTGGTGGCCGGTACGAGGGTGATCGGCGGGGGTCCGACCGGCTACATGGCCAAGTCCCTGGAGCCGGAGGCCAAGGACCTCAACTCGCTGGCCTGGTCGCTGGGTATCGCCACCGGGCTCGCGCTGATCGGCGCCGCACTGCTCGCGCAGGCCGCCGCCACGACCGTGCTGAAGCCGGTGCACCGGCTGGGGGTCGCCGCGGCGCGGCTGGGCGAGGGCAAGCTGGACACCCGGCTGCGGGTGTCGGGCACGGACGAACTCGCCGATCTGTCCCGGACGTTCAACAACGCGGCCGAGGCGCTGGAGCAGCGGGTCGCGGAGATGGCCGCGCGGGACGAGGCCTCGCGTCGCTTCGTCGCCGACATGAGCCATGAGCTGCGCACACCGCTGACCGCGATCACCGCGGTGACGGAGGTGCTGGAGGAGGAGCTGGAGTCGGAGGCCGGCGGCATCGACCCGATGATCGAACCGGCGGTCCGGCTCGTGGTCAGCGAGACGCGCCGGCTGAACGACCTGGTCGAGAACCTGATGGAGGTCACCCGCTTCGACGCGGGCACCGCCCGGCTGGTCCTGGACGACGTCGACGTCGCCGACCAGATCACCGCCTGCATCGACGCCCGTGCCTGGCTGGACGCGGTCGAGCTCGACGTCGAGCGCGGCCTCCACGCCCGCCTCGATCCGCGCCGCCTGGACGTCATCCTCGCCAACCTCATCGGCAACGCGCTCAAGCACGGCGGCTCGCCGGTACGGGTGTCGGTGCGGGCGGCGGACGACTCGGTGGTGATCCAGGTCCGCGACCACGGGCCCGGCATCCCCGAGGACGTCCTGCCGCACGTCTTCGACCGCTTCTACAAGGCGAGCGCCTCCCGGCCGCGCTCCGAGGGCAGCGGTCTGGGTCTGTCCATCGCCATGGAGAACGCCCACATCCACGGCGGCGAGATCACCGCCGCCAACTCGCCCGAGGGCGGCGCGGTGTTCACGCTGCGGCTGCCGCGGGACGCCTCCCGGCTGACGGAGGAGACGGACGAGGGCGGGAAGACCGACGGCGACAATGCAGAAAACCCCGGAAGCCCGGGAAGTTCAGGAAAGGAGGGGTGA
- a CDS encoding VanZ family protein codes for MQRQGSIGGDSAAIRVRVTGGVLLVAHLALVAWLMLRPLDVPWVTPANLHPLAGIRADLALGWPQAARRIGEGLALLAPLGVLLPMAHGRLGVSPLGSLVRTTAAGALISLGIALLQTGVPGRVVDVDSLLLNTAGVILAHLCVVPAGRARLRRQSREHAGERPVTVQEELSQGRTPTIPRVGMAP; via the coding sequence GTGCAGCGTCAAGGCTCCATCGGCGGCGACAGCGCCGCAATCCGCGTCCGGGTGACAGGGGGTGTCCTCCTCGTCGCCCACCTGGCCCTCGTCGCCTGGCTGATGCTGCGGCCCCTGGACGTGCCCTGGGTGACACCCGCCAACCTGCACCCCCTGGCCGGCATCCGTGCCGACCTGGCGCTGGGCTGGCCGCAGGCCGCCAGACGCATCGGCGAGGGCCTGGCCCTGCTCGCCCCGCTGGGCGTGCTGCTGCCGATGGCGCACGGCAGGCTCGGCGTCTCCCCGCTCGGCTCCCTGGTCCGTACGACCGCCGCGGGCGCCCTGATCTCCCTCGGCATCGCCCTGCTGCAGACCGGCGTACCCGGCCGGGTGGTGGACGTCGACTCGCTGCTGCTGAACACCGCCGGGGTGATCCTGGCCCACCTGTGCGTCGTTCCCGCGGGCCGCGCACGGCTGCGGCGGCAGTCGCGCGAGCACGCCGGGGAGCGGCCCGTCACCGTCCAGGAGGAGCTGTCTCAGGGGCGCACCCCGACGATTCCCAGGGTCGGAATGGCTCCGTAG
- a CDS encoding PspC domain-containing protein, producing MTALARPTHGRMIGGVCAALARRFGTSATTMRVIFLLSCLLPGPQFLLYIALWILLPAEDKTSTAW from the coding sequence ATGACCGCCCTTGCCCGTCCCACCCACGGCCGCATGATCGGCGGAGTGTGCGCAGCGCTGGCACGGCGCTTCGGCACCTCCGCGACGACGATGCGGGTGATCTTCCTGCTGTCCTGCCTGCTGCCCGGCCCGCAGTTCCTGCTCTACATAGCGCTGTGGATCCTGCTGCCCGCGGAGGACAAGACGAGTACCGCATGGTGA
- a CDS encoding ATP-binding protein, whose protein sequence is MKHSAVRTLGVAALGAAFAAIGAGAANAAPTVVPSTTPALDTVTHALPTESAGSAQPGAVDALTRGQDALSRGQNALGTGMAAAQPAVQNALTGGPTEPLRSHIGGLPAQGLPTQGLPTQGLPTQGLPMKGVTLG, encoded by the coding sequence ATGAAGCATTCCGCTGTCAGGACCCTCGGTGTCGCCGCCCTCGGTGCCGCTTTCGCCGCCATCGGCGCGGGCGCGGCCAACGCGGCTCCCACGGTCGTCCCGAGCACGACCCCGGCGCTGGACACCGTCACCCACGCGCTGCCGACCGAGAGCGCCGGCAGTGCCCAGCCCGGTGCCGTCGACGCCCTCACCCGTGGGCAGGACGCCCTCAGCCGGGGGCAGAACGCCCTGGGCACCGGGATGGCCGCCGCGCAGCCGGCCGTCCAGAACGCGCTGACGGGAGGGCCGACCGAGCCGCTCCGCAGCCACATCGGCGGCCTGCCCGCGCAGGGTCTGCCGACTCAGGGCCTGCCCACGCAGGGTCTGCCCACCCAGGGCCTGCCGATGAAGGGGGTCACGCTCGGCTGA
- a CDS encoding adenosine deaminase, producing MTSQTAPTGTVSASVPAHIPTPDQIRRAPKVLLHDHLDGGLRPGTVVELAQETGYSELPETDPDKLGLWFHEAADSGSLERYLETFKHTVGVMQTRQALVRVARECAEDLAEDGVVYAEVRYAPEQHLDQGLGLEEVVEAVNEGFRQGERLARENGHRIRVGALLTAMRHAARSLEIAELANRYRDSGVVGFDIAGAEAGYPPTRHLDAFEYLKRENNHFTIHAGEAFGLPSIWQALQWCGADRLGHGVRIIDDIEVHEDGSVTLGRLASYVRDKRIPLELCPSSNLQTGAAPSYAEHPIGLLRRLHFRATVNTDNRLMSHTSMSQEFEHLVGAFGYTLDDLQWFSVNSMKSAFIPFDERLAMINDVVKPGFAELKSEWLFQ from the coding sequence ATGACGAGCCAGACTGCACCGACCGGGACCGTCTCGGCGAGTGTCCCGGCGCACATTCCGACGCCGGACCAGATCCGCCGGGCCCCCAAGGTTCTGCTGCACGACCACCTCGACGGCGGGCTCCGCCCCGGAACCGTCGTCGAACTCGCCCAGGAGACCGGCTACTCGGAACTTCCCGAGACCGATCCGGACAAGCTGGGCCTCTGGTTCCACGAGGCCGCCGACTCGGGCTCGCTGGAACGGTATCTGGAGACCTTCAAGCACACCGTCGGCGTGATGCAGACCCGCCAGGCGCTGGTCCGGGTCGCCCGCGAGTGCGCCGAGGACCTCGCCGAGGACGGGGTCGTCTACGCCGAGGTGCGGTACGCCCCCGAGCAGCACCTCGACCAGGGGCTCGGCCTCGAAGAGGTCGTCGAAGCCGTCAACGAGGGGTTCCGGCAGGGCGAGCGGCTCGCCCGGGAGAACGGCCACCGCATCCGGGTCGGCGCCCTGCTGACCGCCATGCGGCACGCGGCCCGCTCCCTGGAGATCGCCGAACTCGCCAACCGCTACCGGGACTCCGGCGTGGTCGGTTTCGACATCGCCGGTGCCGAGGCCGGCTACCCGCCCACCCGGCACCTGGACGCCTTCGAGTACCTCAAGCGCGAGAACAACCACTTCACCATCCACGCCGGCGAAGCCTTCGGGCTGCCCTCCATCTGGCAGGCGCTGCAGTGGTGCGGCGCCGACCGGCTCGGGCACGGCGTGCGGATCATCGACGACATCGAGGTCCACGAGGACGGCTCCGTCACGCTGGGCCGGCTGGCGTCCTACGTCCGCGACAAGCGGATCCCGCTGGAGCTGTGCCCCAGCTCCAACCTGCAGACCGGGGCGGCGCCCTCCTACGCCGAGCACCCGATCGGGCTGCTGCGCCGGCTGCACTTCCGGGCCACCGTGAACACCGACAACCGGCTGATGTCGCACACGAGCATGAGCCAGGAATTCGAGCATCTCGTCGGGGCCTTCGGTTACACGCTCGACGACCTGCAATGGTTCTCCGTCAATTCCATGAAATCGGCGTTCATTCCTTTCGATGAACGGCTCGCGATGATCAATGACGTCGTCAAGCCGGGATTTGCGGAACTGAAATCCGAATGGCTGTTTCAGTAG
- a CDS encoding prolyl oligopeptidase family serine peptidase — protein sequence MGQQATPVRTAGLGKVIGPASTAVSAAAVLLPGGEEVSARRPSAVRATLMLRSLGRRLARAGRAEGLAVHAVHYRYRGWNGSEAHLAADAQWAADEVVRRYGDVPVCLVGVDMGGRAALRAGGHEAVNSVVALAPWLPEEDVAAPAEPVKQLVGRRVLIVHGTNDERTDPELSFRFAARAKKVNREVCRFEVHSDGHGLGGHRDEVASLAVDFMMGALYGHAVSRPVVDALAAPPPIGLRMPLAVGFGGSLRR from the coding sequence ATGGGACAGCAAGCGACACCGGTCCGAACGGCCGGGCTGGGAAAGGTGATCGGTCCGGCGTCGACGGCGGTGAGCGCGGCGGCGGTGCTGCTCCCCGGCGGGGAGGAGGTCTCCGCCCGCAGGCCGTCCGCCGTACGGGCGACGCTCATGCTGCGTTCACTGGGCCGCCGGCTCGCCCGCGCGGGGCGGGCGGAGGGACTGGCTGTCCATGCCGTCCACTACCGGTACCGGGGCTGGAACGGCAGTGAGGCCCACCTCGCGGCGGACGCGCAGTGGGCGGCCGACGAGGTCGTACGACGGTACGGGGACGTCCCCGTGTGCCTGGTCGGCGTGGACATGGGCGGACGGGCGGCGCTGCGGGCGGGCGGGCACGAGGCCGTCAACTCCGTTGTGGCGCTGGCTCCTTGGCTGCCGGAGGAGGATGTGGCCGCGCCTGCCGAGCCGGTGAAGCAGCTGGTGGGGCGGCGGGTGCTGATCGTGCACGGCACGAACGACGAACGGACCGACCCCGAGTTGTCGTTCCGGTTCGCCGCGCGGGCGAAGAAGGTGAATCGGGAGGTGTGCCGGTTCGAAGTGCATTCCGATGGGCACGGGTTGGGCGGGCACCGGGATGAGGTTGCCTCCCTGGCCGTTGATTTCATGATGGGGGCGCTGTACGGACACGCCGTGTCCCGCCCCGTTGTGGATGCGTTGGCTGCGCCGCCGCCGATCGGTTTGAGGATGCCGTTGGCCGTGGGGTTCGGGGGGTCGTTGAGGCGGTAG
- a CDS encoding LysR family transcriptional regulator — MAHQQSSPARLSPNSDTEDMSAMAKVLAPRLAYFAGVARTEHVTRAAHEMNVPQSTLSRAMVRLEQDLGVDLFARHGRTVSLTTAGRTFLASVERALAEIERAADEVRADADPATGKVAFGFLHTMGAETVPGLLHAFRADHPRVRFSLVQNYGEAMLERLRAGELDLCLTSPVPDAPDLVARRLDEQKLRLVVPADHRLATRRRIRLAEAADESWVTLEPGYGLRRIFDSLCQEAGFRPRVAFEGEEAETLRGLVAAGLGVALLPPPTVARPGVAELTVTAPRAVREIGVAWLADRPDTPPVAAFKAFLLSRRGNLLPT, encoded by the coding sequence ATGGCGCATCAGCAGAGCTCACCGGCTCGCCTGTCACCGAACAGTGACACAGAAGACATGTCCGCAATGGCGAAGGTGCTCGCTCCCCGCCTCGCCTACTTCGCCGGTGTGGCCCGCACCGAGCACGTGACCAGGGCCGCCCACGAGATGAACGTCCCGCAGTCCACCCTCTCGCGTGCGATGGTCCGCCTGGAGCAGGACCTGGGTGTCGACCTGTTCGCCCGGCACGGCCGTACGGTCTCCCTGACCACCGCCGGGCGCACCTTCCTCGCCTCCGTCGAACGCGCCCTCGCCGAGATCGAGCGGGCCGCCGATGAGGTGCGCGCCGACGCCGACCCGGCCACCGGCAAGGTCGCCTTCGGTTTCCTGCACACCATGGGCGCCGAGACGGTACCGGGCCTGCTCCACGCCTTCCGCGCCGACCATCCGCGCGTCCGCTTCAGCCTGGTCCAGAACTACGGCGAGGCCATGCTGGAACGCCTGCGCGCCGGCGAGCTGGACCTCTGTCTGACCTCCCCGGTCCCGGACGCCCCCGACCTGGTCGCCCGCCGCCTGGACGAGCAGAAACTCCGCCTGGTCGTCCCCGCCGACCACCGCCTGGCCACCCGCCGCCGCATCCGCCTCGCCGAGGCCGCCGACGAATCCTGGGTCACCCTGGAGCCCGGCTACGGCTTGCGGCGCATCTTCGACTCCCTGTGCCAAGAGGCCGGCTTCCGCCCGAGGGTCGCCTTCGAGGGCGAGGAGGCCGAGACCCTGCGGGGCCTGGTGGCGGCCGGCCTGGGGGTCGCCCTCCTGCCACCGCCGACCGTCGCGCGCCCGGGCGTGGCGGAACTGACGGTGACGGCCCCCAGGGCGGTCCGCGAGATCGGCGTGGCCTGGCTGGCCGACCGCCCCGACACCCCACCGGTGGCCGCCTTCAAGGCGTTCCTGCTCTCCAGAAGGGGCAACCTGCTGCCCACCTGA
- a CDS encoding MFS transporter translates to MSPASTGASTTVDAVSAVPASDSAADSRMTPGGPGYRRMSLALFLAGVATFALLYSTQALLPLISGEFGVAASEASWTVAAATGGLALFVLPMSALSERYGRRTVMTASLAVAVSVGLLVPFAPSIGALVVLRAVQGAALAGLPASAQAYLAEEVRPRALVTAIGLFVAGNSVGGMSGRVITGWVAQEWGWRIAVGVIGVLAVACAIAFRLLLPTPKHFKAGSLRPRVLLGTVRDHLGNPLLRRLYAIGALFMTVFGGVYTVIGYRLTGAPFGLPQGIIGSIFLVYLVGTVSASTAGRLVGRLGRRGALYLAGGTTATGLLLSLAPALPLVLLGLVLITAGFFAGHAVASSAVSKTAVHGRAQASALYQSTYYVGSSVGSTAGAMAFHADGWGGTVGVGLLAVVGVVTITVLGTRAARVEARRALVAGAH, encoded by the coding sequence ATGTCTCCCGCCAGTACCGGGGCGTCCACCACCGTGGACGCCGTATCAGCCGTCCCCGCCTCCGACTCCGCTGCCGACTCCCGTATGACTCCGGGCGGCCCCGGCTACCGCCGGATGAGCCTCGCCCTCTTCCTCGCCGGAGTCGCGACCTTCGCCCTCCTGTACTCCACACAGGCCCTGCTGCCGCTGATCTCCGGCGAGTTCGGGGTCGCGGCGAGCGAGGCGAGCTGGACCGTGGCGGCCGCGACCGGCGGACTGGCGCTGTTCGTCCTGCCGATGAGCGCCCTGTCGGAGCGCTACGGGCGCCGTACGGTGATGACGGCCTCGCTGGCCGTCGCGGTGAGCGTCGGGCTGCTGGTGCCGTTCGCGCCGTCGATCGGCGCGCTGGTGGTGCTGCGGGCGGTGCAGGGCGCGGCGCTGGCCGGTCTGCCGGCCTCGGCGCAGGCCTATCTGGCCGAGGAGGTCCGGCCGAGGGCGCTGGTCACGGCGATCGGCCTGTTCGTCGCAGGCAACAGCGTCGGCGGTATGAGCGGCCGGGTGATCACCGGCTGGGTGGCCCAGGAGTGGGGCTGGCGGATCGCCGTCGGGGTGATCGGCGTGCTCGCGGTGGCCTGCGCGATCGCCTTCCGGCTGCTGCTGCCCACACCGAAGCACTTCAAGGCGGGCTCGCTGCGGCCCCGCGTGCTGCTCGGCACGGTCCGCGACCACCTCGGCAACCCGCTGCTGCGGCGCCTGTACGCGATCGGCGCGCTGTTCATGACGGTGTTCGGCGGTGTGTACACGGTGATCGGCTACCGGCTGACGGGTGCGCCGTTCGGGCTGCCGCAGGGCATCATCGGCTCGATCTTCCTGGTCTATCTGGTGGGTACGGTCTCGGCGTCCACGGCGGGCCGGCTGGTGGGCCGGCTCGGCCGCCGGGGTGCGCTGTACCTGGCGGGCGGTACGACGGCCACGGGCCTGCTGCTCTCGCTGGCTCCCGCGCTGCCGCTGGTCCTGCTGGGCCTGGTGCTGATCACGGCGGGCTTCTTCGCGGGCCACGCGGTGGCCTCCTCGGCGGTCAGCAAGACGGCCGTCCACGGCCGCGCCCAGGCCTCGGCGCTGTACCAGTCCACGTACTACGTCGGCTCCAGCGTCGGCAGCACGGCCGGCGCGATGGCCTTCCACGCGGACGGCTGGGGCGGCACGGTCGGGGTGGGTCTGCTGGCGGTCGTCGGCGTCGTGACGATCACGGTGCTGGGCACGCGGGCGGCCCGGGTCGAGGCCCGGCGCGCACTCGTGGCCGGCGCGCACTGA
- a CDS encoding sigma-70 family RNA polymerase sigma factor produces the protein MGNGTATADLDVALEKHRTELTGYCYRMLGSSFEAEDAVQDTLVRAWRSYEKFEGRSSLRSWLYRIATNVCLDMLTAGNKRARPMDLTDSTPLAQAALSPRPDHTWLEPMPDARVLPTVEDPAEAAVAKESVRLAFMAALQQLPPKQRAVLILREVLAWKASEVAELLDTSVASVNSALQRARATLAERAEAGPEGAVSDPLDEEQQKLLERYVKAFEGYDMTALTALLHEDAVMTMPPFDLWLRGSADITGFMTTLGASCAGSRLLPVQVNGLPGFAHYKPDEEQGGFSAWAVQVLELSGRRITGFHCFLDTKRWFPLFGLPLHLEAEPDEVEQGG, from the coding sequence ATGGGCAACGGCACGGCGACGGCGGACCTGGACGTCGCACTGGAGAAGCACCGGACGGAACTGACCGGGTACTGCTATCGGATGCTCGGCTCCTCCTTCGAGGCCGAGGACGCGGTCCAGGACACCCTGGTACGGGCCTGGCGGAGCTACGAGAAGTTCGAGGGCCGCTCCTCGCTCCGCTCATGGCTGTACCGGATCGCGACGAACGTGTGCCTGGACATGCTGACGGCGGGCAACAAGCGGGCGCGGCCGATGGACCTCACCGACTCGACGCCGCTGGCCCAGGCCGCGCTCTCCCCCCGCCCGGACCACACCTGGCTGGAGCCGATGCCGGACGCGCGGGTGCTGCCCACGGTCGAGGACCCGGCGGAGGCCGCCGTGGCGAAGGAGTCGGTCCGGCTCGCCTTCATGGCGGCCCTCCAGCAGCTGCCGCCCAAGCAGCGGGCGGTGCTGATCCTGCGCGAGGTGCTGGCCTGGAAGGCGAGCGAGGTCGCCGAGCTGCTGGACACCTCGGTGGCCTCGGTCAACAGCGCGCTGCAGCGGGCGCGGGCCACGCTCGCCGAGCGCGCGGAGGCGGGTCCCGAGGGCGCGGTGTCCGACCCGCTGGACGAGGAGCAGCAGAAGCTGCTCGAGCGCTATGTGAAGGCCTTCGAGGGCTACGACATGACGGCGCTGACGGCGCTGCTCCACGAGGACGCCGTCATGACGATGCCGCCGTTCGACCTGTGGCTGCGCGGCTCGGCCGACATCACCGGTTTCATGACCACCCTCGGCGCTTCCTGTGCCGGCTCCAGATTGCTTCCGGTGCAGGTCAACGGCCTGCCGGGGTTCGCGCACTACAAGCCGGACGAGGAGCAGGGCGGTTTCAGCGCCTGGGCCGTGCAGGTGCTGGAGCTGTCAGGGCGCCGGATCACCGGTTTCCACTGCTTCCTCGACACCAAGCGCTGGTTCCCCCTCTTCGGCCTGCCCCTCCACCTGGAAGCGGAGCCCGACGAGGTCGAGCAGGGCGGGTAG
- a CDS encoding STAS domain-containing protein, giving the protein MSSACPAGLPHVDAKEPAVLVLAGPVTRDEVAGLCAQAQMLLAGSGGRVVVCDVGGLGPPGLAVVDLLARLELAARRAGGRIRLRDPDPALPALLDLVGLRFQVEGQAEEGEPALGVEEAVETGDPAP; this is encoded by the coding sequence ATGAGTTCCGCCTGCCCGGCGGGTCTACCGCACGTGGACGCCAAGGAACCCGCCGTGCTCGTGCTGGCCGGCCCCGTCACCCGGGACGAGGTGGCGGGGCTGTGTGCCCAGGCGCAGATGCTGCTGGCGGGCAGCGGGGGCCGTGTCGTCGTGTGCGATGTGGGCGGGCTCGGGCCCCCGGGGCTGGCCGTCGTGGATCTGCTGGCGCGGCTGGAGCTGGCCGCCCGCCGGGCCGGCGGGCGGATCCGGCTGCGGGATCCCGACCCGGCGCTACCCGCCCTGCTCGACCTCGTCGGGCTCCGCTTCCAGGTGGAGGGGCAGGCCGAAGAGGGGGAACCAGCGCTTGGTGTCGAGGAAGCAGTGGAAACCGGTGATCCGGCGCCCTGA